One genomic segment of Ipomoea triloba cultivar NCNSP0323 chromosome 9, ASM357664v1 includes these proteins:
- the LOC116029549 gene encoding probable membrane-associated kinase regulator 4: protein MQKSLLPMNMYMQKPFLPINSMITMQRPLFLPTNISMQRNFHFSGQTSNGMARNNHSPPYHISAAEDDEYIDIEVNSFSPQSTDFEFHMTSSFNDNKELTMLPADDLFYKGKLLPLLLPPRLQTVQNLLKTTPIGDHHSIVEEDDDDDEFIIMEFASSNPWENSTSGTPVEPFRLSFSLTPAENFKRSTCLSTSIIKHQEKKHSWLISKLRLFKKSLIGNRGKGSRVCSLRSFFRKSACIDVSSAMAPDYNPINRVGIKDKVVMRSYHRRPSLSFSSAEFKGRSFSSSSSSFSSSSFSSISFSSRDFHDELNFHKRSCSFTSDIDGPIEAAIAHCKTIHNRP from the coding sequence ATGCAGAAGTCACTTCTCCCCATGAATATGTACATGCAAAAGCCATTTCTCCCCATAAACAGCATGATCACCATGCAGAGGCCATTATTTCTCCCCACAAACATCTCCATGCagagaaattttcatttttctggTCAGACTTCAAATGGGATGGCCAGAAATAATCATTCCCCTCCATATCATATTAGTGCAGCAGAGGATGATGAGTACATAGATATAGAAGTGAACTCTTTTTCTCCACAAAGCACAGACTTTGAGTTCCATATGACTTCTTCTTTCAATGACAACAAAGAGCTCACTATGCTCCCAGCAGATGATCTCTTCTACAAAGGGAAACTCCTCCCTCTTCTCCTCCCTCCGCGGCTTCAAACCGTCCAAAACCTCCTCAAAACCACCCCAATAGGAGATCACCACTCCATTGttgaggaagatgatgatgatgatgagttcATCATTATGGAATTTGCAAGCTCTAATCCTTGGGAAAACAGTACTAGTGGTACTCCAGTAGAGCCATTCAGACTCAGCTTTTCACTCACCCCTGCTGAAAACTTTAAAAGGTCCACTTGTTTGAGCACTTCCATTATTAAGCATCAAGAGAAGAAACATTCTTGGCTCATCAGTAAGCTCAGACTGTTTAAGAAATCGTTGATCGGTAACAGGGGAAAGGGTTCAAGGGTCTGTAGTCTCAGATCATTTTTCAGAAAGTCTGCCTGTATAGATGTTTCTTCTGCAATGGCTCCGGACTACAATCCAATTAACAGGGTGGGGATTAAGGATAAAGTGGTGATGAGGAGTTATCACAGAAGGCCATCACTCTCATTCTCATCTGCAGAATTCAAAGGGCGTTCCTTttcctcttcatcttcatctttctcctcctcctccttctcaTCCATTTCCTTCAGTTCAAGGGATTTTCATGATGAGCTAAACTTCCACAAGAGAAGCTGCAGTTTCACTTCAGACATTGATGGTCCCATTGAGGCAGCAATTGCTCACTGCAAAACCATCCACAATCGTCCATga